The genomic DNA GCAACAGCCCGCGTGGCGGCTCCCGCAGCCGCAGCCGCAACCGTGGCCCCTGCCCCGGCGCCAGAAGCGCGCGCCGTGGTGCAGCACCCGCCCCGCAAGCTGGCCCAGCCCTCGCGCCGCGCGCAGGCCGAGGCCCAGCCCACGCTGGCCTTCGACCCCGAAGAAGCCCGCTTCGAGCTGCCCCCGCTCTCGCTGCTCTCCCCCGCCAAGGCGGTGGACCGCAGCCACCTCTCCGACGAGGCGCTGGAAGAGAACGCCCGGATGCTCGAAACCGTGCTCGATGACTATGGCGTGCGCGGCGAGATCGTTTCGGTCCGCCCCGGCCCGGTTGTCACCATGTACGAGCTGGAGCCCGCGCCCGGCCTCAAGGCCTCCCGCGTGATCGGCCTGGCCGATGATATCGCGCGCTCCATGTCGGCCCTCTCCGCCCGCGTCTCCACCGTGCCCGGCCGCTCGGTGATCGGGATCGAACTCCCCAACGAACGCCGCGAAATGGTGAACTTCCGCGAGATCCTCTCCGGCAAGGACTATGGCGACGGCAACCACCGCCTGCCCCTCGCGCTCGGCAAGGACATCGGCGGCGAGCCGGTTGTGGCCAACCTCGCCAAAATGCCTCACCTGCTGATTGCGGGCACCACCGGCTCGGGTAAATCCGTGGCCATCAACACCATGATCCTCTCACTGCTCTACACGCTCCCGCCCGAGGAGCTGCGGATGGTGATGATCGACCCGAAGATGCTCGAACTCTCCGTCTATGACGGCATCCCGCACCTGCTTTCGCCCGTGGTGACCGACCCGAAAAAGGCCGTCGTCGCGCTCAAATGGGTCGTCGGCGAGATGGAGGATCGCTACCGCAAGATGTCCAAGATGGGCGTGCGGAATATCGAGGGCTACAACGCCCGGGTGCGTGACACGCTGGCCAAGGGCGAGATGTTCAGCCGCACGATCCAGACCGGCTTTGACGATGACACCGGCGATCCGATCTTCGAAACCGAAGAGTTCAAGCCCGAGACCCTGCCCTTCATCGTCGTCATCGTCGACGAGATGGCAGACCTGATGATGGTCGCCGGCAAGGAGATCGAGGCCTGCATCCAGCGCCTCGCGCAGATGGCCCGTGCCTCCGGTATCCACCTCATCATGGCCACCCAGCGCCCCTCGGTCGACGTGATCACCGGCACGATCAAGGCCAACTTCCCCACCCGGATCTCCTTCCAGGTGACCTCCAAGATCGACAGCCGCACCATCCTGGGCGAAATGGGCGCCGAACAGCTCCTCGGCATGGGCGACATGCTCTACATGGCTGGCGGCGGGCGCATCACCCGCGTCCACGGGCCGTTCTGCTCGGACGAAGAGGTTGAAGAAGTCGTGAACCACCTCAAGAGCTTCGGCGCGCCCGAATACGTGAGCGGCGTGGTTGAAGGCCCGGATGACGATAAGGAATCCGACATCGACCTCGTGCTTGGCCTCGGCGGCAACACCGATGGTGAAGATGCGCTCTACGATCAGGCCGTTCAGGTGGTGATCCAGGATCGCAAATGCTCGACCAGCTACATCCAGCGCAAGCTCGCCATCGGCTACAACAAGGCCGCCCGGCTGGTGGAGCAGATGGAAGACAACGGGCTGGTGACGGCGGCCAACCACGTCGGCAAACGCGAGATCTTGGCGCCTGAGCAAAACTGACGATCGGTGGGGGTCACCCAACCGGCGTCCCCGCCCTCATCCTGCTCCTGCGCGATCTCTCCCGAACACCGTAGGGTGGGCAATCTGCCCACCTTCCGCCCGGCCCGTTAACCACGATTGGGCCAAAAACTCGTATGCATCGGATGTGCATGATCTGTGCATAACATGTTGCCCTGCCGAGTTCCGGCAATGTTCACATCGGCAACCTTTTGGAACGTGGCACAAATCCGCTGTTAACGGATAGCTGGGGTCAACACCCCAAACTCGCCGCCTTGTTATCGCATATCAGGCTCAAACCCCCTAAGTAGGGCGTTAACGGGCACATCGCCCTGCACGTAACAAGAAAGGCGCCGCATGAAACTCCTGCGCACCCTGTTTTCTCTGATCGGGGCCCCTGCCCTGCTGATGGCCCTCGCTCTTCCGGCTGCTGCCCAGAAGGCCTCGCTTTCGGAATTGTCGAAGTATCTCAACAACTTCACCACCGCGACGGGGGAGTTTACCCAGATCAACGGCGATGGCACCATCTCCACCGGCCAGATCTACATCCACCGCCCCGGGCGCATTCGCTTTGAGTATAACAAGCCCGATGAAAGCCTCGTCATGGCGGGCGGCGGACAGGTGGCGATCTTCGACTCCAAGTCCAATACCGGCCCCGAGCAATACCCTCTGCGCCGCACGCCGCTCTCTATCATATTGGCCCGCAAGGTAGATTTTGGCCGCTCCGGCATGATCACCGGCCATAAGTCAGACGGCAAAACCACCACCATCCGCGCTCAGGATCCCGAGCACCCGGAGTATGGCCATATCGAGCTGGTTTTCACCTCTTCGCCCGTCGAGTTGCGCCAGTGGATCATCACAGATGATGCTGGCAATCAGACCACGGTGGTGCTTGGCGCGCTGAAGAAGGGCGGAAACCTGCGCTCTTCGCTCTTCAACATCCCGGCAGAGACCCAGCGCCGCGGCAACTGACACCCGGAAAACTCGGCATGGGGCCCCGCCACACGGCGCGGCCCCCTTGCCTTAACATTGCTGCCTCAGGCCTTACCGCAGGCCGCCAGTTGGGCGCGGTAAACCTCTGAACGCGCACCCACTTCTCCGGCAACCCGCACAAGCCACGGCTTGGCATTGTAGCTCGCTTTGCGATAGCCGGTGTGCCCTTCGTGATAGGCCAGATACTGGTTGCGCGCATCGGTCAGCGCGATGCCGTTCCGCTCGCGGGTCTGGTTCATGTACCAGCCCATGAAGTCGGTCGCGTCCTGAATGTCATCGCGCTTGGCGCGGCGGTTTCCGGTTTGGTCCTTATACTCCTGCCAAGTCGCATCAAGCGCCTGAGAGTAGCCGAAAGCCGAGCTTTGCCGCCCCATCGGGATCACCCCGAGCGACCATTTGAAGGGCGTCCGCGCATCGCCGTCAAACTTGCTTTCCTGATAGATCGTCGCCATCTGCACGTGCACCGGCACGTTCCAGCGCCGCTCGGTGCGCTTCATCGCCCGCAAGTACTTGGGCCGCTCATCTACCAGGGCACATGCATTTTCCAGGTTGCGCGGGCTTTCCAGCTCACGCCCACCACCGCAGCCCGCAAGTAGGGCCATTACCAGCACACAGCCGATTTTCCTGAACATTGTCGCTCGCTCGCCTCGTTGCGCGGTCTTTGCCGCTTTGGGGCCAGAATAAGCGAAATTGACGCGCGGGGGAACGCCCAACTGCGCGGGGCGCATCACATTTCAGATCAGAAGGGCCAAGGCGAGCGGCAGGGCGGCGACCGATAGCAGGGTGGAGGCCACGACGAGGCCCGCCACGGCGGTGCTGTCGGCCCCGAAGCGTTCGGCCAGTAAGTAATTCGTAACCGCAATCGGTGTTATGAGTTGCAACACCAGCACGGCAAACGCGGTGCCGGTGAGGCCAAAGGCCCAGCCTGCGCCCACAGCGATACCCGCACAAAGCGTCGCCTTCAGCAGCGAAAGCCAGAACGAGCGGCCAAGGTCGCCGGGCTTCAGCCGCGCCACGGCCACGCCGAGGGTGATGAGCATCAGCGGGATGGCGACCTGCGCGATAAGGTCGATGGTGTTGGTGATCCAAACCGGGGTTTGCCAGCCCTGCCACAAAAAGAGCGCGCCCGCCGCGGTGCCAACAACAACGGGTTCTTTGAGCGATTTCAGTGGATTGCCGCCACCCGAGACGAGCCAGATGCCGAAGGTGAAGCTGAGCATCGCCATGATCGCAAAGATCACCACGGCAAAGCCAAGCCCCTCTTCACCAAAGGCAAAGAGCGCCAGCGGCAGGCCGAGGTTGCCGGTGTTGCCGAAGATCAGCGGCGCAAGATAGGTCCGCCGATCCAGCTTGAGGATGAAGGCGACAAGGTAAAACACTGCAATAACAGTGAGGTAAGCCGCAATGGCCGCAAGAGAAACCGCCGTAAGCGCCTGCGGGTCGATCTCGGTTTTCATCAGCGCGCCGAAGATCAGGCAGGGAATCGCAAGGGTCATCACCAGCCGGGTGATGAAGCGCATCGGATAGTCTTGCCCGAGCTTGACCCAGACAAACCCGATGGCCGCCAGAATGAACACGGGCGCGACGATTTGCGCCACTGTCAGAACGAGGTTCACACACTGTTTCCCTGTTTTTCCGGGCCGATTTATAGACATCGCCCTTGGCCTGCACTAACCATCAGCACGTGGGGAGCACAATGGTATGATGAAAACCCGGGCGAAATATCACCTCGGTCAAGTAGTAAAGCATCGCAAACACCCGTTTCGCGGGGTGGTTTTTGACGTCGACGCGATGTTTTCGAACACGGAGGAATGGTATGACGCCATTCCTGAAGAAAGCCGTCCGCCCAAGGACCAGCCGTTTTATCACCTGCTCGCGGAGAATGACCAAAGCTACTACGTGGCCTATGTCAGCGAGCAGAACCTGATTGCCGATTACTCCGGTGAGCCGGTAGACCACCCCGACCTGCCCGATCTGTTCGGGCCGTTCGAAGATGGTGTCTACCCGCTGCACTTCCAACTCAACTAACTGAAACCACGCGCTTTTTGTGCCCGACGGTCAGTAGCCGATGGCCGAGCCGTCCTTGCGCGGATCCGAGGCCCCAACCAGCACGCCCTCTGGCGTGATGCGGATGGCCTGCGCGCCGCCAATGGGCGCAGGCGGCGGCACCACCTTGTGCCCCATCTCGGCCAGCGCGGCGCGGGTGGCCTCGGGGAAGGGAGCCTCAAGCTGCAACTCGCCCTTCTCGGCAAACAGGCGTGGAAAGTCGATCGCCTCCTGCGGATCCATGCCGAAATCCAGCATGTTTGAGGCGAATCGCGCGTGCC from Oceanicola sp. D3 includes the following:
- a CDS encoding outer membrane lipoprotein carrier protein LolA, with the protein product MKLLRTLFSLIGAPALLMALALPAAAQKASLSELSKYLNNFTTATGEFTQINGDGTISTGQIYIHRPGRIRFEYNKPDESLVMAGGGQVAIFDSKSNTGPEQYPLRRTPLSIILARKVDFGRSGMITGHKSDGKTTTIRAQDPEHPEYGHIELVFTSSPVELRQWIITDDAGNQTTVVLGALKKGGNLRSSLFNIPAETQRRGN
- a CDS encoding transglycosylase SLT domain-containing protein is translated as MFRKIGCVLVMALLAGCGGGRELESPRNLENACALVDERPKYLRAMKRTERRWNVPVHVQMATIYQESKFDGDARTPFKWSLGVIPMGRQSSAFGYSQALDATWQEYKDQTGNRRAKRDDIQDATDFMGWYMNQTRERNGIALTDARNQYLAYHEGHTGYRKASYNAKPWLVRVAGEVGARSEVYRAQLAACGKA
- a CDS encoding AEC family transporter, encoding MNLVLTVAQIVAPVFILAAIGFVWVKLGQDYPMRFITRLVMTLAIPCLIFGALMKTEIDPQALTAVSLAAIAAYLTVIAVFYLVAFILKLDRRTYLAPLIFGNTGNLGLPLALFAFGEEGLGFAVVIFAIMAMLSFTFGIWLVSGGGNPLKSLKEPVVVGTAAGALFLWQGWQTPVWITNTIDLIAQVAIPLMLITLGVAVARLKPGDLGRSFWLSLLKATLCAGIAVGAGWAFGLTGTAFAVLVLQLITPIAVTNYLLAERFGADSTAVAGLVVASTLLSVAALPLALALLI
- the hspQ gene encoding heat shock protein HspQ — its product is MMKTRAKYHLGQVVKHRKHPFRGVVFDVDAMFSNTEEWYDAIPEESRPPKDQPFYHLLAENDQSYYVAYVSEQNLIADYSGEPVDHPDLPDLFGPFEDGVYPLHFQLN